Sequence from the uncultured Flavobacterium sp. genome:
AAATCAGATCAAAGCGTTTTATTGGCAAAACAAACGGGAAGTTTAGGATTTAATACAACTTCTAATTCGTATGCAAATATTGAAGTAAACGCAAGTCAAAAATACCAAACCGTAGATGGTTTTGGATACACTTTAACAGGCGGAAGTGCTGAAGTAATCAATCAATTAACAGCGGCAAAGAAAAGTGCCCTTTTGAAAGAATTATTTGGAACAGGAGACGGTTCTATAGGAATAAGTTATTTAAGAATAAGTATTGGAGCTTCAGATTTGAATGCAACGCCTTTTACTTATAATGACCTTGCGGCAGGAGAAACAGATTTAGCCCTTGCAAAATTTAGTTTAGACAAAGACAAAACCGGAGTAATTGCACTTTTGAAAGAAATTATAGCAATTAATCCTAAGATTTTAATTTTGGCAACACCTTGGTCAGCGCCACTTTGGATGAAAGACAAAGACAGTTTTATTGGCGGAAAATTACAAACACAATATTATGATGTTTATGCTAAATATTTTGTGAAGTACATTCAGCAAATGAAAGCCGAAGGAATTACAATTGACGCGATAACTCCTCAAAATGAACCTTTACACGACGGTAATGAGCCAAGTATGTATATGTCGGCTTTAGACCAGACTAACTTTATCAAAGCGAATTTAGGACCAGCTTTTAAAGCAGCGAATATTTCGACAAAAATTATTGCTTACGATCATAATTGTGATAATCCAAATTATCCAAAAGCAATTTTGGCTGACGCCGATGCATTTCCTTATGTAGACGGATCAGCTTTCCATTTATATTCTGGAGATATTAGCGCGCTTACGAATGTTTACAACTCTTATCCAACAAAAAATGTGTATTTCACAGAACAATGGACCTCTTCAGAAGGTAGTTTTGAAGGAGATTTAAAATGGCATGTTCGAAATATAATCATTGGTTCTATGAGAAATTATAGTAAAAATGCATTAGAATGGAATTTGGCAAACAACGGTAGTTATGGCCCACATACTCCTAGTGGCTGTAGCATGTGTAAAGGAGCTTTGACCGTGACGTCAAACGAAAATTTTCAGCGTAATGTTGGTTATTATATTATTGCACACGCATCAAAATTTGTTCCGGCAGGTTCTATTAGAATCGCAAGTAATTCAGGCGGAGATTTACAAAATGTTGCTTTTATTACACCATCAGGTTCAAAAGTTCTTATTGTTGAAAATGACGGTTCAACAAGCATAACATTCAACATCAAATTCGACGGTAAATGGGTTACAAGTACATTAGCCGCAGGATCAGTAGGAACTTATACGTGGAAATAATTGCACAATTTAGAATCAAAAATTAATAGAGTTTTTAGATGAAAAAATTAATTATTACATTACAATTATTAGTTTCGATTACCACTTTTGGACAAGGTTTTTTGCACAGAGACGGAC
This genomic interval carries:
- a CDS encoding glycoside hydrolase family 30 beta sandwich domain-containing protein; protein product: MKPILKNTIKALFLGVAIFAQVKCSSSNDAVEQGPPPVIPPVVVTNDVDFWLTKSDQSVLLAKQTGSLGFNTTSNSYANIEVNASQKYQTVDGFGYTLTGGSAEVINQLTAAKKSALLKELFGTGDGSIGISYLRISIGASDLNATPFTYNDLAAGETDLALAKFSLDKDKTGVIALLKEIIAINPKILILATPWSAPLWMKDKDSFIGGKLQTQYYDVYAKYFVKYIQQMKAEGITIDAITPQNEPLHDGNEPSMYMSALDQTNFIKANLGPAFKAANISTKIIAYDHNCDNPNYPKAILADADAFPYVDGSAFHLYSGDISALTNVYNSYPTKNVYFTEQWTSSEGSFEGDLKWHVRNIIIGSMRNYSKNALEWNLANNGSYGPHTPSGCSMCKGALTVTSNENFQRNVGYYIIAHASKFVPAGSIRIASNSGGDLQNVAFITPSGSKVLIVENDGSTSITFNIKFDGKWVTSTLAAGSVGTYTWK